The DNA window ATAGTGGTGCAGCTTCCTTCCCATTAACATCAATCTACACATTCATAATGCCGCAAGAGTATGAATTATTCTATCAGGtttgtattttgaaatatgGAAGTATTTGCTTGCTACAGCAATCAATCAAAATTAACAGATTAATATGCCAGGAAAGGACATAGAGAGCTAAACAAGAATAAGTTTTGAAGTATATTGGTTGTCTTTATCTAATAGCTTGAGTTTTTGAGTGAACTAGTTAGTCCATGCAACTCAATAATTATTGAGTTCATGCACCAACCAGTTGACCCAACAACTTAAGCTAATGGAGCAAGGCAAGCAATTCACTTAACTTCAACAACACCCCTCACAAGAAGCTTCCTCAAGCCTCAAGCATGGAATAGAAGTGGGcaacaattttatttaattgtgCACCACATTGAGTTGCCTGGCTAACCAGGTCAACCCAAAAACCTAAGCTAATGGAGAGAGGCAATTTGCTTAACTCCAACAATAGTAACTCTAATAAGTTACATCGTTGGCTCGCAGTCTGGGGCAACTCATGAAATCTCTACAGAAAACAGTCCTCGAAATATGAAATTGATGGAACCAAAAATAGTATCTACAAAGATGGTACAGTTGGCCTAGAATTGAATAGATAAGAAACCCACAGTCATATATACAAAGCTATCAACATTAAGTAGATATCTTACTTTCGGACAAACtgaaatagtaaacatagaaaGCTCAGAAACGTACGGATATCAGAATAACTAGTGGAAGAAATAGACCATttcaagaaaatattatagatataGATGAAATCCAGTAACCTTGTCAAAAATAGGAAACTCTGCTTTGAATCGGGTACAAACTGTCTGTTCGATTTCTTCGTTGCTGCCAGGCTCTTGACCAGCAAATTGGTTGCATGGAAATGCAAGTATCTCAAGACCTGAATCCAATTTTGTATCATAGTGAAACTAAATGTACATAAGCTACTTTTGAGATAAGCTGAATCagaattaaattcaaaatatggGGCAATGAGTAGACCtttttctttgtatttttcataCAGGACATTCAACTCCTTGTAATTGGAATTTGTTAAGCCACTACAGAGAACAAATTGAGTAACTGAATGAGAATTCAGTACATGGAGAATCTGGGAGCAACATGATATGCctgctaaaaaaactaaataaaggAATCGGATCTGATCAGTACCATTTTGAAGCCACGTTAACAACAAGAAGAACCTTCCCGGCGTACTCGCTCAGCTTCACATCATTCCCCTTTATATCCTTCGGAAGAATCAAACATCAGCCCAGAGACcgaattaatcatatacttcAACAGGAATTTCGCAGAAAGATAGTAGCTTGGCCGTAGTTGGTTGCAAATTTACAAGTCATGTTCAACCAACCACCACTAATTTTCATATGTAACTCtggtattaaaaaaaagttcactTTATGAAACGAGAATATCCAAAAAGTTCATCTTTACATGGACACCAACAGACTCCACCTGAAATCCAACCTCCCATCGTGGTAACACGACCCAATTCCGACAGGAACTTGGAACTGAAAAGTTCAACCTTGGCCACAGATAAACAATTTAGCctcccaacaaaaaaaaatcaacatcccAGAACTACAGCCCCGTCGAGACCGATGCTAGAATAACCCCAAAAAAGAACCGCGACCCTTTCAAGAAACCACGGAGCAGATAGCAAGGTACCTTGACGGAGATGTCGTGGACGGAGGCGGGCAGGTCGTCGGCCTCGGCCATGCCGggcgagcggagggagaggaaggaggcgagggcgacggcgacggcgagcgcgaggaCGGCGAGTGAGGTACCCCAGATCCGCCGGCCACCaatgctgccgccgccgctagttGTAGCCATGAGGGGGGAGGTAGCTGGGACGTCGCATCAACCAACTTGGGAGATGGTTGTATTGGTTTGCAGGTTGCAACGCCGGCCGGTGGCAAGCCCTGCCGCACCGCACAGCATGGACGTGAGGCGTGAGCGTGAACGCTCGGGTGTCTGCTCCTCCCTCCGGCcaaaaaatatccaaaaaatataaggcttcgtttagtttttaaaatttttttaaaaaatatcacattatttttttatatctaaataaagcattaaacatagctgaaccaaaaaaactaattgcatagttatgaaagaaatcttaagacgaatcttttgagcctaattagcccatgattagccataagtggtatagtaaccaacatgtgctaatgatggattgattaggcttaaaagattcgtctcgtggtttctaggctagccatgaaattcgttttctcattcgtgtccgaaaaccccttccgacatccgatcaaatatttgacgtgatattcctcccaaaaattttcttaatctaaacaccacctaagtaaATGGTAGCAAAGATAATTCTAATTCCAAGAGTATCCTCAACAGTTCATCTATCTTATTctctatcttaaaaatagagaatgaaagataaagattgagctccagcacaacatccatctcatcctctatttttagatgtcatgtATATTTGGAGAGAGACTCTATATTTCGATGTTCTCTCTTCATCCTCCAAAGAAATAtgaaggatgtcatatatgaaaGATCTAGTGGAATAGAAAGAGATATGGAGGTTGGAATTGTTTTATATgattatccaaataaagatatggatgaccaaatttagattatcTGTTGGAATGCTCTAAGATTCGTTATATTAGATTGCGTAACATCCGGTGCTAATTTGGTTTTTATAGGACATAGAGATGCTAATTTGGTTTTTATAAGACATAAAGAGTATATAAGTAGaatgataaataaaagattatcaaaattttattatagacgatagaattaattattataaagttaaaaattttactttacaAATATGATTTCAGGAAATTTTacctaaaatatgttttttagaaaaacacaTTGTTTAACACTTTGAACGTCTGCACACAAGCCAAAAGGAAAGTTGACAACAATCACTAGGTCATTTTTAGTTAGTTAATTGATAGTGGCACTTATGAATGAGAATATAATTATATGGATTGAGAAACAGCATTCTCTTTGTTAATAGAAAACCCACTCGTACTTATAGCTAGAGGTCAAAACAAGGGATAGTCTATCCAACCCCAATGAGGGTATAAGGGATGCAACCTCAATGTGTTATTAATGGTTAGGAgtgtattatataaatatcacAACCTCTTCGTAGGATGCCATGGTGACATGTCAACATACAGGTACAAATGTGGGAATGTGTCttatgggtaaagttgtacatctCTAACTagagtaaaactttttaaacagTCGCACCCACAGTTATGGGCGATCGAACGAGATTTGTTGTGATTAGTTTCATTGTTTTCATAATTACATGAATCTGGTAAAATTTGTTGAGATAAGTTAAGCTGGTGCTATATGTGGTTTAGCACGATATTAGTAGCACCAGTATTGCGtgtttcataaaatattagtGTTAGTTGGGCTTTATGTGGTGTGGTTTAGCACTAAATAGTGGTTGGTTTAACATTGATATTTAATTgttcaattgttttttttgctaaagtaattattttgtaaatgaTGTTTTATGCAAAAGTTACCATTGAGCCTTTATTTCCTTTGTACACTGCTATGCATCTGTTCTATTGCATTTGTTCGTTGTGGCTTGTTTAGTATGATTATTGGACTCATCCTTACTTTCCTAGAAGCCAAAGCTGAGTCCAAAGAGCAGCCATTTGAAATTAGGCGAGTTGTTACCCTCAAGTGCTACCTGTGGGCTATGCCGCTATTGTTGCTTCTGTAGTTCCATTAGGATTTTTCCATTGCATTGTTAAGactatttgtttaattaagacGATGgatatgtattaatttgtcatagtgtgtactcgggttgATACTGGACCAAGAGTCAATGTATGCTATTGTTTGAAAATTGGTgtaatttctgggcatgaaaATTCGATTTTCCCTTTCCCGATGTGTTGCTAAgattatgttattttatttgtttaattaagatgatggatttgttttaatttattatagtgtgtactcgaCTGGTCCTACATCGAGAttaaatacatgctattgttcagaaattaatttatgggCGTGACACAGATGCCGTCAGCATGGTGAAAAGGTTGCCACTCAGTGGCAATGAAGTCCAATGACGACGATCGATGTGGTGATGAGGCCATCACTCAGTGGCAACCAAGACGACCGACCATGGCGGGGATAATCACTCAATAGCGATGACAATGTGACTGAAATGAGGACGAGGTCACCACTCAATAGCGGCAAAAGCGACCAGTGTTGTGTGGATGAGGTTACTACTCAACGACTGTGGAGGCGACCCACCATGGAGACGGAGAAGCCCACTCGGCGATGACGAAGTTGGCGGCTGATATGGTGATTAAGATAAGGGCTTTCATATGAGATGATAGTAGGGCCAATAGTGTGGGCAATGGGTCCAATGTACCTCGACACCTCCCCTATCTAGCGCGCCAACT is part of the Oryza brachyantha chromosome 11, ObraRS2, whole genome shotgun sequence genome and encodes:
- the LOC102719907 gene encoding probable glutathione peroxidase 2, yielding MATTSGGGSIGGRRIWGTSLAVLALAVAVALASFLSLRSPGMAEADDLPASVHDISVKDIKGNDVKLSEYAGKVLLVVNVASKCGLTNSNYKELNVLYEKYKEKGLEILAFPCNQFAGQEPGSNEEIEQTVCTRFKAEFPIFDKIDVNGKEAAPLYKFLKSQKGGFLGDGIKWNFTKFLVDKDGKVVERYAPTTSPLKIESDIQKLLGTS